Proteins found in one Paenibacillus dendritiformis genomic segment:
- a CDS encoding alpha/beta hydrolase — translation MTDFSSLEPGIRKLVAQFIESGRPSARKQSMEERRQGYLDTVHLAGEAVPVHHICEQTIDGIRLRIYKPSEQINLPVLIFYHGGCFVSGVFETHDRQMRLLSNLGGAVVIAVDYRLAPEHLYPAAHDDALTASTIVRQHALSWGGNPDNITIAGDSAGGHLALVTCLRLKEQGHWMPQRQVLIYPMLDATGASDSYQKFGDDYVVTRDALLSGFEAYLSELPLDHPEASPLSRTDLEGLPPTHIITAEFDPLVDEGEALYRRLLEAGVEAHCKRYLGVNHGFFQLAGISMAGRQSIQDVATILSN, via the coding sequence ATGACAGATTTTAGCAGTCTTGAGCCGGGTATTCGAAAATTGGTTGCCCAATTTATCGAGAGCGGGCGTCCATCGGCAAGAAAGCAAAGCATGGAAGAGCGCAGGCAAGGATACTTGGATACAGTCCACTTAGCCGGAGAAGCAGTCCCGGTCCATCATATTTGTGAACAAACGATTGACGGCATACGGCTTCGCATCTACAAGCCATCGGAGCAAATCAATCTTCCGGTTTTGATTTTTTATCATGGCGGCTGTTTTGTCAGCGGCGTTTTCGAAACCCATGATCGTCAAATGCGTTTGTTATCTAATCTGGGAGGCGCTGTGGTCATTGCCGTCGATTACCGGTTAGCGCCGGAGCATCTGTATCCGGCTGCGCATGATGATGCGTTGACAGCCTCTACTATTGTTCGCCAACATGCCTTATCCTGGGGCGGCAACCCCGATAACATCACAATCGCCGGGGATAGTGCAGGCGGGCATCTGGCGCTGGTGACCTGTCTTCGCTTGAAAGAACAAGGGCATTGGATGCCACAGCGGCAAGTTCTCATTTATCCGATGCTGGATGCCACGGGCGCAAGCGACAGTTACCAAAAGTTCGGCGATGATTATGTAGTTACGCGGGACGCTTTGCTAAGCGGGTTTGAGGCTTATTTATCCGAACTGCCTCTTGATCACCCGGAAGCGAGCCCGCTATCCCGCACTGATTTGGAAGGTCTCCCGCCAACTCATATTATTACTGCGGAATTTGACCCGCTTGTGGACGAGGGCGAGGCGTTATACCGCCGTTTGTTGGAAGCAGGCGTGGAGGCTCACTGTAAAAGGTATCTTGGCGTGAACCACGGCTTCTTTCAGCTTGCCGGCATCAGTATGGCAGGCAGACAGTCGATTCAAGATGTCGCCACCATCCTGTCCAATTGA
- the pflA gene encoding pyruvate formate-lyase-activating protein — translation MIGRIHSVETFGTVDGPGIRFILFMQGCALKCKYCHNRDTWDLHGGTEMSVEEALSEIESYLPYYRSSGGGLTVSGGEPTLQAPFVKELFKQVKERWNLPTALDTNGVNDVTKLTGLYDLTDLVLLDIKHIDNEKHLALTGVPNTRTLETARWLSDHGKKMWIRHVLVPTINDDEQDLLNLGRFIGSLQGIEKVDVLPYHQMGVYKWEQLGEKYPLEGIPSPTAEEAERAQRLIEQGRAEAAAQK, via the coding sequence ATGATTGGACGCATACACTCCGTAGAAACGTTCGGCACGGTGGATGGGCCAGGTATCCGATTCATTCTGTTCATGCAGGGCTGCGCCCTGAAGTGCAAATATTGCCACAACCGGGATACCTGGGATCTGCACGGCGGCACCGAGATGTCCGTAGAAGAAGCGCTCTCGGAAATCGAGTCCTACCTTCCGTATTATCGCAGCTCCGGCGGCGGCTTGACCGTATCGGGCGGGGAGCCAACATTGCAGGCTCCCTTCGTGAAGGAACTGTTCAAGCAGGTGAAGGAGCGTTGGAACTTGCCGACGGCGCTCGATACGAACGGCGTCAACGACGTGACGAAGCTGACCGGGCTGTACGACCTGACCGATCTGGTGCTGCTCGATATCAAGCATATCGACAATGAGAAGCACTTGGCCTTGACAGGCGTGCCGAATACGCGCACCCTGGAGACGGCGCGCTGGCTGTCAGACCACGGCAAGAAGATGTGGATCCGGCATGTGCTCGTGCCGACGATTAACGACGACGAGCAGGATCTGCTGAATCTCGGCCGCTTCATCGGCTCGCTGCAAGGCATCGAGAAGGTGGATGTGCTTCCATACCACCAGATGGGGGTATATAAATGGGAGCAGCTCGGCGAGAAATACCCGCTGGAAGGCATTCCGTCGCCGACGGCGGAAGAAGCGGAGCGGGCACAGCGGCTCATTGAACAGGGCCGGGCCGAAGCCGCAGCTCAAAAATAA
- the pflB gene encoding formate C-acetyltransferase encodes MSVMERKTEVKEQAWRGFNSGKWQNHVDVPNFLEGNIQPYHGDEAFLVGPTQNTKDLWDIVSQLSKEERERGGVWDVDVNTPSTITSHKPGYLDKDKEKVVGVQTDAPFRRSIQPFGGIRMMIDACKAYGFEMPDEIIKMFTDIRKTHNQGVFDAYTSEMRMARKAGIITGLPDAYGRGRIIGDYRRVALYGVDFLIKMKQKDLNDLEVDVMTDDVIRDREELSEQIRALTELKQLAEMHGFDISKPAQNAKEAFQWVYFGYLAAIKEQNGAAMSLGRVSSFLDIYIERDLKEGNLTEEEAQELVDHFVMKLRIVKFLRTPDYNDLFSGDPTWVTESIGGMAVDGTTRVTKNSFRFLHTLYNLGPAPEPNLTVLWSTKLPEAFKKYCSKVSIETSSIQYENDDLMRPIYGDDYGIACCVSAMRIGKQMQFFGARANLAKCLLYAINGGKDEKLGVQVGPELPPITSEVLDYDEVVKRFKQMMEWLAKLYMNALNVIHYMHDKYSYERIEMALHDREILRTMACGIAGLSVAADSLSAIKYAKVRPIRNEQGIAVDFETEGEYPCYGNNDDRVDSIAIDLVESFMNMIRKHHAYRNALPTQSVLTITSNVVYGKKTGTTPDGRKAGEPFAPGANPMHGRDRKGALASLSSVAKLPYEHSLDGISNTFSIVPKALGKELDSRKSNLTSMLDGYFSSKGHHLNVNVFDREQLLDAMEHPENYPQLTIRVSGYAVNFIKLTREQQLDVINRTFHGSM; translated from the coding sequence ATGTCGGTGATGGAACGTAAAACAGAAGTAAAAGAACAAGCGTGGCGTGGATTCAATTCGGGAAAATGGCAAAATCATGTGGATGTCCCAAATTTCCTGGAAGGCAACATCCAGCCTTATCACGGTGATGAAGCATTCTTGGTCGGACCGACCCAGAACACAAAAGATCTATGGGATATCGTAAGCCAATTGTCGAAGGAAGAGCGCGAACGCGGCGGCGTGTGGGATGTCGATGTCAATACGCCATCGACGATTACTTCGCATAAGCCTGGCTATTTGGACAAGGATAAGGAGAAAGTAGTCGGCGTACAGACCGATGCTCCGTTCCGCCGTTCCATCCAGCCGTTCGGCGGCATCCGGATGATGATTGACGCTTGCAAAGCGTATGGCTTCGAAATGCCGGATGAAATCATCAAGATGTTCACAGATATTCGCAAGACGCATAACCAAGGCGTATTTGATGCATATACTTCCGAAATGCGCATGGCCCGCAAAGCCGGCATCATTACAGGCTTGCCGGACGCGTACGGGCGCGGACGCATTATCGGCGACTACCGCCGCGTTGCATTGTACGGCGTAGATTTCCTCATTAAGATGAAGCAGAAAGATCTGAACGACCTGGAAGTTGACGTAATGACGGATGACGTTATCCGCGACCGCGAAGAGCTGTCCGAGCAGATCCGGGCGCTGACGGAGTTGAAGCAGTTGGCCGAGATGCACGGCTTCGATATTTCCAAGCCGGCTCAGAATGCGAAGGAAGCTTTCCAATGGGTCTACTTCGGTTACTTGGCAGCGATCAAAGAACAGAACGGTGCGGCAATGTCGCTCGGACGCGTATCGTCTTTCCTCGATATTTATATCGAACGGGATCTGAAGGAAGGAAATCTGACGGAAGAAGAAGCTCAAGAGCTGGTTGACCATTTCGTCATGAAGCTCCGGATCGTCAAATTCCTGCGTACGCCGGATTACAATGATTTGTTCAGCGGCGACCCTACATGGGTAACCGAATCGATCGGCGGCATGGCCGTGGACGGAACGACTCGCGTCACGAAGAACAGCTTCCGCTTCCTGCATACCCTGTACAATCTCGGACCGGCTCCAGAACCGAACCTGACTGTCCTGTGGTCGACGAAGCTTCCGGAAGCATTCAAAAAATACTGCTCCAAAGTATCGATCGAGACGAGCTCGATTCAATACGAGAATGATGATCTGATGCGTCCGATTTATGGCGATGATTACGGTATCGCCTGCTGCGTATCCGCGATGCGCATCGGTAAGCAAATGCAGTTCTTCGGCGCCCGCGCCAACCTGGCGAAATGTCTGCTGTACGCGATCAACGGCGGCAAGGACGAGAAGCTGGGCGTGCAGGTCGGACCGGAGCTTCCTCCGATTACAAGCGAAGTGCTTGATTACGACGAAGTCGTCAAGCGATTCAAGCAGATGATGGAGTGGCTGGCGAAGCTGTACATGAACGCGCTGAATGTCATCCACTATATGCATGATAAATACAGCTACGAGCGGATTGAAATGGCATTGCATGACCGTGAAATTCTCCGGACGATGGCATGCGGAATCGCGGGCCTGTCGGTCGCAGCCGACTCGCTCAGCGCCATCAAGTACGCGAAAGTCAGACCAATTCGCAACGAGCAAGGCATCGCGGTGGACTTCGAGACAGAAGGCGAATATCCTTGCTACGGCAACAATGACGACCGCGTAGACAGCATCGCGATCGACCTGGTCGAATCGTTCATGAATATGATTCGGAAGCATCATGCATACCGCAATGCGCTCCCAACCCAATCCGTATTGACGATTACGTCGAACGTCGTCTATGGTAAGAAGACCGGTACGACGCCGGATGGACGCAAAGCGGGCGAACCGTTCGCTCCTGGGGCGAACCCAATGCACGGCCGCGACCGCAAAGGAGCCTTGGCATCGCTGAGCTCCGTCGCGAAGCTGCCATATGAGCACAGCCTTGACGGCATCTCGAACACGTTCTCCATCGTGCCGAAGGCGCTCGGCAAGGAGCTCGATTCGCGCAAATCGAACTTGACGTCGATGCTGGACGGCTATTTCAGCAGCAAGGGGCATCACTTGAACGTCAACGTGTTCGACCGCGAGCAGCTGCTTGACGCGATGGAACATCCGGAAAATTATCCGCAATTGACGATTCGCGTATCCGGATATGCGGTCAACTTCATCAAGCTGACGCGTGAGCAGCAGCTCGATGTCATCAACCGCACATTCCACGGCAGCATGTAA
- the adhE gene encoding bifunctional acetaldehyde-CoA/alcohol dehydrogenase, whose product MEKKNVPNAAEHIDQLVARAKKAQAAFMDMTQEQIDTIVQQMALAGLDKHMHLAKMAVEETGRGVYEDKITKNIFATEYIFNSIKYEKTVGVIEDNPNGAYMKIAEPVGIVMGITPVTNPTSTTMFKALISIKTRNPIIFGFHPSAQKCSAEAARILHDAAVKYGAPEHCIQWIEYPSMDATNALMNHPDVALILATGGAGMVRAAYSCGKPALGVGPGNVPCFIDKTAELEQAVTDLILSKTFDNGMICASEQAVIIEEPVFAEVKKLMQAKGCRFLTKEETGKLQGMAMKAESCAVNPAIVGQSAKQIAEMAGISVPDDTKILVAELDGVGPKFPLSAEKLSPVLACYKVKNAQEGIDRAAEIVAFGGMGHSSVIHSHDDDVIRRFADRLQTGRILVNSPSTHGAIGDIYNTNLPSLTLGCGSYGRNSTSSNVTAVNLLNIKRVAKRTVNMQWFKVPNKIYFEKGATQYLAKMPDIHRVMIVTDAMMVKLGYVEKLEYYLRQRRTPVAIEVFSDVEPDPSTKTVERGAEMMRSFEPDCIIALGGGSPMDAAKGMWLFYEYPDTDFDNLKQKFLDIRKRTFKYPRLGQKAKFVAIPTTSGTGSEVTSFAVITDKEKGNTKYPLADYELTPDVAIIDPEFVYSLPKTAVADTGMDVLTHAIEAYVSVMASDYTDGLAIKAIQLVFENLVKSYREACPKAREKMHNASTLAGMAFANAFLGINHSLAHKWGAQYHTAHGRTNAILMPHVIRYNAKKPTKFASFPKYDHFVADVRYAEIARILGLPARTTEEGVKSLIEAIRGLNRELGIPESFQELGFDPKDFESRVDYLADRAFEDQCTTANPKLPLVTELAEVYRDAFYGRFE is encoded by the coding sequence ATGGAAAAGAAAAATGTCCCGAATGCAGCAGAACATATTGATCAATTGGTGGCACGCGCCAAGAAGGCTCAAGCCGCATTTATGGACATGACGCAGGAACAGATTGACACGATTGTGCAGCAAATGGCGTTGGCCGGTCTCGACAAGCATATGCATTTGGCGAAAATGGCGGTCGAAGAGACAGGCCGCGGCGTGTATGAAGACAAAATCACGAAAAATATTTTTGCCACGGAATACATCTTCAACTCGATTAAGTACGAGAAAACCGTCGGCGTCATTGAGGACAATCCGAATGGCGCGTATATGAAAATTGCGGAGCCGGTCGGCATCGTAATGGGGATTACCCCGGTGACGAACCCGACGTCCACGACGATGTTCAAGGCGCTCATTTCCATTAAGACGCGCAACCCGATCATTTTCGGATTCCATCCGTCGGCACAGAAATGCAGCGCGGAAGCTGCCCGCATTTTGCACGACGCAGCGGTCAAATACGGCGCTCCTGAGCATTGTATCCAATGGATTGAATATCCGTCCATGGACGCGACCAATGCGCTGATGAATCATCCGGACGTGGCGCTCATCCTCGCCACAGGCGGGGCAGGCATGGTCCGGGCGGCGTACAGCTGCGGGAAGCCGGCGCTCGGCGTAGGTCCGGGCAACGTGCCTTGCTTCATTGACAAGACGGCGGAGCTGGAGCAGGCGGTTACCGACCTGATTCTGTCCAAAACGTTCGACAACGGCATGATCTGCGCATCCGAGCAGGCGGTTATTATCGAAGAACCGGTCTTCGCCGAAGTGAAAAAGCTGATGCAGGCCAAAGGCTGCCGCTTCCTGACGAAGGAAGAAACCGGCAAGCTGCAGGGCATGGCGATGAAGGCCGAATCCTGCGCCGTGAATCCGGCTATTGTTGGCCAGTCGGCGAAGCAGATTGCCGAGATGGCAGGCATCTCGGTTCCGGACGATACGAAGATCCTGGTGGCCGAGCTGGACGGCGTCGGACCGAAGTTCCCGCTGTCTGCCGAGAAGCTGAGCCCCGTTCTCGCCTGCTACAAGGTGAAGAACGCGCAGGAAGGAATCGATCGGGCAGCCGAGATCGTTGCCTTCGGCGGCATGGGTCACTCCTCCGTCATTCATTCTCATGACGACGACGTCATTCGCCGCTTCGCGGACCGTCTGCAGACCGGGCGGATTCTCGTCAACTCGCCGTCGACGCATGGCGCGATCGGGGACATTTACAACACGAATCTCCCTTCGTTGACCTTGGGCTGCGGCTCGTATGGACGCAACTCGACGTCTTCCAACGTAACGGCCGTCAATCTGCTCAATATTAAACGGGTGGCGAAGCGAACTGTGAATATGCAATGGTTTAAAGTGCCGAACAAGATTTATTTTGAAAAAGGCGCAACGCAATATTTGGCCAAAATGCCGGACATTCACCGGGTAATGATCGTCACCGACGCTATGATGGTGAAGCTCGGGTACGTCGAGAAGCTGGAATACTATCTGCGCCAGCGCCGGACGCCGGTTGCGATCGAAGTCTTCTCCGACGTCGAGCCGGATCCGTCCACGAAGACGGTAGAGCGCGGGGCGGAAATGATGCGGAGCTTCGAGCCCGACTGCATTATCGCCTTGGGCGGCGGCTCGCCGATGGACGCGGCGAAGGGCATGTGGCTGTTCTACGAATATCCGGATACTGACTTCGACAATCTGAAGCAGAAGTTCCTGGATATCCGCAAGCGTACGTTCAAATACCCGCGCCTTGGCCAAAAGGCCAAATTCGTCGCCATTCCTACAACGTCCGGTACCGGCTCCGAGGTCACCTCGTTCGCGGTCATCACGGACAAAGAGAAGGGCAACACGAAATATCCGCTGGCGGACTATGAGCTGACGCCGGACGTGGCTATCATCGACCCTGAATTCGTCTACAGCTTGCCGAAAACGGCCGTAGCCGACACCGGTATGGACGTGCTGACGCATGCGATTGAAGCTTATGTCTCCGTCATGGCGAGCGATTATACGGACGGACTGGCGATTAAAGCAATCCAGCTCGTCTTCGAGAACCTGGTGAAGTCTTACCGGGAAGCATGCCCGAAAGCGCGTGAAAAAATGCATAACGCCTCGACCTTGGCGGGAATGGCGTTCGCGAATGCGTTCCTTGGCATCAACCACAGCTTGGCGCATAAGTGGGGGGCGCAGTATCATACGGCGCACGGCCGCACGAATGCAATTTTGATGCCGCATGTCATCCGCTACAACGCGAAGAAGCCGACGAAGTTCGCTTCCTTCCCAAAATATGACCATTTCGTCGCAGATGTGCGCTATGCCGAGATCGCCCGCATTCTCGGGTTGCCGGCCCGCACGACGGAAGAAGGCGTGAAGAGCCTTATCGAGGCCATCCGCGGCCTGAACCGCGAGCTGGGCATTCCGGAGTCGTTCCAGGAGCTGGGCTTCGATCCGAAGGATTTCGAATCCCGCGTCGACTATCTGGCCGATCGCGCCTTCGAAGACCAATGCACGACCGCCAATCCGAAGCTGCCGCTCGTGACCGAGCTGGCGGAAGTATACCGCGACGCTTTCTATGGCCGCTTCGAATAA
- a CDS encoding Crp/Fnr family transcriptional regulator — translation MMEQLGEHCNLSCFSEQNRQRLLEIAKDRTYPENSHLFWEGDVSDKLFILKSGRVKITKSTDEGKELILYMYQAGDMIGQVDPFNSTKHSFTAEVIEEAELGLIDQKDIEILICQYCDFSIDFMKWMGIHHRLTQTKFRDLMMYGKPGALCSTLIRLSNTYGEELDDGGVLINKKITHTDLSNMIGATRESVNRMLSDLRKKGVLEYESGMIVIRELDHLRDVCRCEMCPKEICRI, via the coding sequence ATGATGGAACAACTCGGCGAACACTGCAACTTATCGTGTTTTTCGGAGCAGAACCGACAGCGGCTGTTGGAGATTGCGAAGGATCGGACCTACCCCGAGAACTCGCATCTATTCTGGGAAGGCGACGTGTCCGATAAGCTCTTCATTCTCAAGAGCGGCCGCGTCAAAATAACGAAATCGACGGATGAAGGCAAGGAATTGATTCTCTATATGTATCAAGCCGGAGACATGATCGGGCAGGTGGACCCGTTCAACAGCACGAAGCACAGCTTCACGGCGGAAGTGATCGAGGAAGCCGAGCTCGGCCTGATCGATCAGAAGGATATTGAGATTTTAATCTGCCAATACTGCGATTTTTCGATCGACTTCATGAAATGGATGGGGATCCACCATCGTCTGACGCAGACAAAATTCCGCGATCTGATGATGTACGGCAAGCCGGGCGCGCTGTGCTCGACGCTGATCCGCCTGTCCAACACGTACGGAGAGGAGCTGGACGACGGCGGCGTGCTTATTAACAAGAAGATTACGCACACCGATTTGTCGAATATGATTGGGGCTACCCGCGAGAGCGTGAACCGGATGCTGAGCGATCTCCGCAAGAAGGGCGTGCTCGAATACGAGAGCGGCATGATTGTCATCCGCGAGCTGGATCATCTCCGGGACGTCTGCCGGTGTGAAATGTGTCCGAAGGAGATCTGCCGCATCTAG
- a CDS encoding formate/nitrite transporter family protein, giving the protein MFKGSLEAVNEAVEAKKKLMQSGLLRYIVSAMLAGAYVGFGIMLIFTVGGSFKAAGSPAVPLVMGMSFGIALTLVIFAGSELFTGNNMLFTVSSLSGRTPWRTTWANWGIVFLGNLLGAVLFSLLIRGSGVFGAAPADHLLFTAAATKMKLPIDQLFFRGILCNWLVCLAIWTAMRAKEEIAKLVLIWWMLYAFIATGFEHSVANMSLLTTALLLPQHPETVTMAGWLHNMIPVTLGNIVGGAIFVGMAYWFISPVRKRS; this is encoded by the coding sequence ATGTTCAAGGGATCCCTGGAAGCCGTCAATGAAGCGGTAGAGGCGAAGAAGAAGCTGATGCAATCAGGGCTGCTGCGTTATATCGTGTCGGCGATGCTGGCAGGCGCCTATGTCGGCTTCGGCATTATGCTTATTTTTACGGTCGGGGGGAGCTTCAAGGCGGCTGGCTCTCCTGCCGTGCCGCTGGTGATGGGCATGTCTTTCGGCATTGCCCTCACCCTGGTCATATTCGCCGGCTCCGAGCTGTTCACGGGGAACAATATGCTGTTCACCGTAAGCTCCTTGTCGGGAAGGACGCCTTGGCGGACGACGTGGGCGAACTGGGGCATTGTCTTCCTCGGCAATCTGCTCGGCGCGGTTCTGTTCAGTCTGCTCATTCGAGGATCGGGCGTGTTCGGCGCCGCGCCGGCCGATCATCTGCTGTTCACGGCGGCGGCCACGAAGATGAAGCTGCCGATCGATCAGCTCTTCTTCCGCGGCATTCTGTGCAACTGGCTCGTCTGTCTGGCGATCTGGACGGCGATGCGCGCCAAGGAAGAGATCGCCAAGCTGGTATTGATCTGGTGGATGCTGTATGCCTTCATCGCCACCGGATTTGAGCACAGCGTGGCCAATATGTCGCTGCTGACGACGGCATTGCTGCTGCCCCAGCATCCAGAGACGGTGACGATGGCAGGATGGCTGCATAACATGATTCCCGTGACGCTGGGCAATATCGTCGGCGGCGCTATTTTCGTAGGCATGGCTTATTGGTTCATCAGCCCGGTGCGGAAACGGTCATAA
- the nirD gene encoding nitrite reductase small subunit NirD, which yields MAKSVDGAFVPVGEMEQFLPRVGRVVRMNGAAVAVFRTEDGWYALEDRSPHPKGGPLSEGIVSGHYLYDPLYDWKIDLRDGLVQAPDSGQVKTYPIKAENGIVMIAAGGAGRDGSI from the coding sequence ATGGCCAAATCAGTGGATGGAGCGTTTGTGCCGGTAGGGGAGATGGAGCAGTTTTTGCCGCGAGTGGGCCGCGTCGTGCGGATGAACGGCGCCGCGGTCGCAGTCTTCCGGACGGAAGACGGATGGTATGCGCTGGAGGATCGGAGCCCGCATCCGAAAGGAGGCCCGCTCAGCGAAGGAATCGTATCGGGACATTATTTGTACGATCCGCTGTATGATTGGAAGATCGATCTTCGCGACGGCCTCGTGCAGGCCCCGGACTCCGGGCAGGTAAAGACCTATCCGATCAAGGCGGAGAACGGCATTGTAATGATTGCGGCAGGCGGGGCAGGCCGTGACGGCAGCATATAG
- the nirB gene encoding nitrite reductase large subunit NirB, giving the protein MERKWRLVVVGNGMAGINTVEQLLKLTDRYDITVIGEEPHPNYNRILLSYVLEGSKKLDDIVLNPYSWYEEAGITLLAGEMGERIDTERRVVLTDKGREVPYDRVIIATGSTPFRLPVPGADKEGVVGFRSIEDCDRMIAAAGTYKTAAVIGGGLLGLEAAKGLVQLGMDVTVVHLPDYVMERQLDLTAARLLEQELERQGIRFALGKQTVEITGGERVEGLRFSDGTELKAEFVVMAVGIRPNVGIGQASGLDVNRGIVVDDWLRTSAEDVYAVGECTEHRRVCYGLVAPLFEQGAVLAKTLAGVETKPYEGSVCSTKLKVSGVDVFSTGIFLETPECATLTFHDGWKRTYRKIVLRDNIIVGAVLFGDTDDAAKLERLVKQGAAMTDELYQELTGTGGCCGSKANAAAELADDDIVCGCNGVTKKMILDAIADNGLTTLDEVKACTGASRSCGGCKPLVEQLLQHALGDGFEAGAVKQGICGCTEHSRDEIVAAIREQGLHTVHEVMAALEWKQPEGCSKCRPALNYYLGMIWPESYRDDKASRFVNERMNANIQKDGTYTVVPRMYGGMTSPEELKKIADVSLQYNVELVKMTGGQRIDLIGVKKEDVPKVWEALDMPSGYAYAKSLRTVKTCVGSRYCRFGTQDSLAMGALLERKFERIDYPAKFKMAVNGCPRNCAESCTKDIGIVGNDGGWEIYIGGNGGIKPRLADLLCKVKTDDELVEMTAAAIQYYRESANYLERTSEWVERIGLDAIRRTVVEDSEERQRLVARIDIALAQAEDPWKQVLDQPDLRSKLFEAVTLEQ; this is encoded by the coding sequence ATGGAACGAAAATGGCGGCTGGTCGTCGTAGGCAACGGCATGGCAGGCATCAATACGGTGGAGCAGCTGTTGAAGCTGACCGACCGTTACGACATTACGGTCATTGGGGAGGAACCGCATCCCAACTATAACCGGATTCTGCTGTCTTACGTGCTGGAGGGCAGCAAAAAGCTGGATGACATCGTATTGAATCCGTATTCGTGGTATGAAGAGGCCGGCATTACGCTGCTGGCGGGCGAGATGGGGGAGCGGATCGACACTGAACGCCGCGTCGTCCTGACCGATAAAGGCCGCGAGGTGCCGTATGATCGGGTCATCATCGCGACCGGATCGACACCGTTCCGGCTGCCCGTGCCCGGCGCGGACAAGGAGGGCGTCGTCGGCTTCCGCAGCATCGAGGATTGCGATCGCATGATTGCCGCAGCGGGAACGTATAAGACGGCAGCCGTCATCGGCGGCGGCCTGCTCGGCCTGGAAGCGGCGAAGGGACTGGTTCAGCTGGGCATGGACGTGACGGTGGTCCATCTGCCCGACTATGTGATGGAGCGCCAGCTGGATTTGACCGCGGCGCGCCTGCTTGAGCAGGAGCTGGAGCGCCAGGGCATCCGGTTCGCTCTCGGCAAGCAGACGGTGGAGATTACGGGCGGCGAGCGCGTGGAAGGCTTGCGCTTCAGCGACGGGACGGAATTGAAGGCGGAGTTCGTCGTCATGGCGGTCGGCATTCGCCCGAATGTCGGGATCGGTCAGGCGAGCGGCCTCGACGTGAACCGGGGCATCGTGGTGGACGACTGGCTGCGGACTTCCGCCGAAGACGTCTATGCCGTCGGGGAGTGCACGGAGCATCGCCGCGTCTGCTACGGGCTCGTCGCTCCGCTGTTCGAGCAGGGCGCGGTGCTGGCGAAGACGCTCGCCGGCGTGGAGACGAAGCCGTATGAAGGCTCGGTCTGCTCGACCAAGCTCAAAGTGTCCGGCGTCGACGTCTTCTCGACAGGCATCTTCCTGGAGACGCCGGAATGCGCCACCCTGACCTTCCATGACGGGTGGAAGCGCACGTACCGGAAAATCGTGCTCCGGGACAATATCATCGTCGGCGCCGTGCTGTTCGGCGATACGGATGATGCTGCCAAGCTGGAACGCCTCGTGAAGCAGGGTGCGGCCATGACCGACGAGCTGTACCAGGAATTGACGGGTACGGGAGGCTGCTGCGGCTCGAAGGCGAATGCGGCTGCCGAATTGGCGGATGACGATATCGTCTGCGGCTGCAATGGCGTGACCAAAAAGATGATTTTGGACGCCATCGCGGACAACGGCCTCACGACGCTGGATGAAGTCAAAGCCTGCACCGGGGCTTCGCGCTCCTGCGGCGGCTGCAAGCCGCTGGTGGAGCAGCTGCTCCAGCATGCTCTCGGCGACGGCTTCGAAGCGGGTGCCGTCAAGCAAGGCATCTGCGGCTGCACCGAGCACTCGCGCGACGAGATTGTTGCCGCGATTCGGGAGCAGGGGCTCCATACGGTTCACGAAGTGATGGCGGCACTGGAATGGAAGCAGCCGGAGGGCTGTTCGAAATGCCGTCCCGCGCTGAACTACTATCTCGGCATGATCTGGCCGGAGAGCTACCGGGACGACAAAGCGTCACGCTTCGTGAACGAACGGATGAACGCCAATATTCAGAAGGACGGCACCTACACGGTCGTGCCGCGGATGTACGGCGGCATGACCTCGCCGGAGGAATTGAAAAAAATTGCGGATGTGTCGCTTCAGTATAATGTGGAGCTCGTCAAAATGACGGGGGGACAGCGGATCGATCTAATCGGCGTCAAAAAAGAAGATGTGCCGAAAGTGTGGGAGGCGCTCGATATGCCGTCGGGCTATGCCTACGCCAAATCGCTGCGCACGGTCAAAACCTGTGTCGGCTCCAGATACTGCCGCTTCGGCACCCAGGATTCGCTGGCCATGGGCGCACTGCTGGAGCGCAAGTTCGAGCGGATCGACTACCCGGCCAAGTTCAAAATGGCCGTGAACGGATGTCCGCGCAACTGCGCCGAATCCTGCACGAAGGATATCGGCATCGTCGGCAATGACGGCGGCTGGGAGATCTATATCGGCGGCAACGGCGGCATCAAGCCGCGGCTGGCGGATCTGCTGTGCAAGGTCAAGACGGATGATGAGCTTGTCGAGATGACGGCGGCGGCCATTCAATATTACCGCGAGTCGGCCAACTATTTGGAGCGGACGTCGGAATGGGTAGAGCGAATCGGGCTGGATGCGATCCGTCGTACCGTGGTGGAAGACAGCGAAGAGCGCCAGCGGCTCGTCGCACGGATCGACATCGCTCTCGCCCAGGCGGAAGATCCATGGAAGCAAGTATTGGATCAGCCGGATTTGCGGAGCAAGCTGTTCGAAGCCGTTACGTTGGAGCAATAG